From Acidobacteriota bacterium, a single genomic window includes:
- a CDS encoding response regulator transcription factor yields MGKKKRYSLAGSMEDTPCCYLRVSGLPGRKRARILIVDDQAPIRKALRKFLDEEKGWEVCGEAENGREAIDKSLQLKPDLITLDLSMPVMNGMEAARELRRAFPSVSLVMFTLHRTPHLEQQAYRAGVDAVVGKEDLEGLIACLVRMLESRSGLA; encoded by the coding sequence GTGGGAAAGAAGAAGAGATACTCCCTTGCCGGTTCGATGGAGGACACGCCTTGCTGTTATCTGCGCGTGTCTGGCTTGCCGGGCCGCAAGCGCGCGCGCATTCTCATTGTCGATGACCAAGCCCCGATACGAAAAGCACTCCGAAAGTTTTTGGACGAGGAAAAGGGATGGGAAGTCTGCGGAGAGGCTGAAAACGGGCGGGAGGCGATCGACAAGTCACTTCAACTCAAGCCCGACCTGATCACCCTCGATCTTTCAATGCCGGTGATGAATGGAATGGAAGCCGCACGCGAGCTGAGACGGGCATTCCCTTCCGTCAGCTTGGTTATGTTCACGCTCCATCGCACGCCTCACCTCGAGCAGCAGGCTTACCGGGCCGGCGTGGACGCTGTGGTAGGCAAAGAGGATCTGGAGGGGCTCATCGCCTGCCTTGTTCGCATGCTGGAATCCCGCTCTGGATTAGCCTGA
- a CDS encoding DUF1810 domain-containing protein, translated as MKFDLERFVEAQDPVYAQVCRELRQGCKQGHWIWFIFPQLKGLGHSLMANKFGISSADEARAYLAHSILGPRLAECTSLVNGVKGVSADEIFGYPDTLKFRSSMTLFAHVSSGSNVFADALEKYYAGEPDGLTLEMLSE; from the coding sequence ATGAAGTTTGATTTGGAACGGTTCGTCGAGGCGCAGGACCCCGTATATGCACAGGTCTGCCGTGAGCTGCGCCAAGGCTGCAAACAAGGGCACTGGATATGGTTCATCTTCCCCCAACTCAAAGGTCTGGGGCATAGTCTCATGGCTAATAAGTTCGGAATCTCTTCAGCGGACGAAGCCAGGGCTTACCTGGCGCATTCGATTCTCGGGCCCAGGCTGGCAGAGTGTACATCACTTGTGAACGGCGTGAAGGGAGTTTCCGCTGACGAAATTTTCGGCTACCCCGACACCCTGAAATTCCGGTCCTCGATGACTCTCTTCGCCCACGTCTCATCCGGCAGCAACGTCTTTGCCGATGCGCTGGAGAAGTATTACGCCGGCGAGCCAGACGGCTTGACCCTCGAAATGCTCAGTGAATAG
- the smpB gene encoding SsrA-binding protein SmpB, giving the protein MDEARMKNFALNRQAAHYYHFLEKFEAGMELQGTEVKSIREGKVNLKDSYAAVKGGQVWLVNCHISTYSSGSYLNHDPLRERRLLLHRQEIHKLTSRTQEKGLTLVPTRLYLKGNRIKCELALAKGKKVYDRRETERSRTIKRETEKAIQDYRRRAG; this is encoded by the coding sequence ATGGATGAAGCTCGAATGAAGAATTTTGCCCTCAACCGGCAGGCTGCCCATTACTATCATTTCCTTGAAAAATTTGAAGCTGGAATGGAATTGCAAGGCACGGAGGTCAAGTCCATCCGCGAAGGGAAAGTGAACCTGAAAGACAGCTACGCGGCAGTGAAGGGCGGACAGGTCTGGCTGGTGAATTGCCACATCAGCACTTACAGCTCCGGGAGCTACCTGAACCACGATCCCCTTCGCGAGCGGCGCCTGTTGCTGCACCGGCAGGAGATCCATAAACTGACTTCCCGCACCCAGGAAAAGGGCCTGACCCTGGTTCCCACCCGCCTCTACCTGAAAGGGAACAGGATCAAATGCGAGCTCGCCCTTGCCAAAGGGAAAAAGGTATACGACCGGCGCGAGACCGAGAGAAGCCGCACCATCAAGCGCGAAACAGAAAAGGCTATCCAGGACTACCGGCGCCGCGCTGGCTGA
- a CDS encoding energy transducer TonB has product MPIIDTQVGPARSHSNNGSSNSTREDFTFTIPESPGLLSSLRENLREWRRTSRLRVPAGYARDEAVLPVTEMRPWYRDFGKQIGSLFEKPTDPIGIFNRRQEKKRAACGLAVAIAGGGFAYWLTGQNFLADPKMIALGAIGGYVVGETLGIFAFKKREYPPDIWQDYQLQRASWVNSVLVHAVVILALILPYYISQMLHPMKSNVQVTDISPLLLQMPPSANKAGGGGGGGARTPTPPSKGKAPLFSKTQMAPPEVTIPKVQPILPVKPTIIGPPEMKLPDMAQNAQFGDPLQGVPGPPSTGPGFGGGIGTGQGTGVGSGQGGGFGPGQGGGAGGGLFSVGGNVSAPIPIYKPEPPYSEQARKAKYQGTVVLWIVVDAAGNVTDAQVVKPLGMGLDQNAVTTVKTWKFKPAMRNGGPVPVKVMVEVSFRLF; this is encoded by the coding sequence ATGCCAATTATTGATACCCAAGTTGGTCCTGCCAGGAGCCATTCAAACAACGGGTCCAGCAACTCGACGCGCGAGGACTTTACTTTCACCATACCGGAATCCCCCGGCCTTCTTTCATCTCTCCGTGAAAACCTTCGCGAATGGCGCCGGACATCGAGATTGAGGGTTCCCGCCGGGTACGCCCGTGACGAGGCGGTCCTTCCCGTCACGGAAATGCGGCCATGGTACCGCGACTTTGGGAAGCAGATCGGGTCGCTATTCGAAAAACCGACTGACCCGATCGGAATTTTTAACCGCAGGCAGGAAAAGAAGCGCGCGGCGTGCGGACTCGCGGTTGCCATAGCGGGTGGAGGCTTTGCATACTGGCTCACCGGTCAGAATTTTCTCGCCGACCCGAAGATGATCGCTCTGGGGGCGATTGGCGGGTATGTTGTGGGAGAAACCCTCGGAATCTTCGCGTTCAAGAAGCGCGAATATCCGCCCGACATCTGGCAGGATTACCAGCTCCAGCGGGCTTCATGGGTGAACTCCGTCCTGGTCCATGCAGTGGTAATCCTGGCCCTGATTTTGCCGTATTACATCTCCCAGATGCTTCACCCAATGAAAAGCAACGTCCAGGTAACAGATATTTCGCCTCTCCTGCTCCAGATGCCGCCCTCTGCCAACAAGGCAGGCGGTGGTGGCGGTGGCGGCGCCCGCACTCCAACGCCCCCTTCAAAGGGTAAGGCGCCTTTATTCTCGAAGACACAGATGGCCCCGCCGGAAGTTACCATTCCCAAGGTCCAGCCGATCCTGCCCGTGAAACCTACTATCATTGGGCCACCTGAAATGAAGCTTCCCGACATGGCGCAGAACGCTCAATTTGGTGACCCGCTCCAGGGCGTCCCCGGACCGCCTTCGACCGGGCCGGGCTTCGGTGGAGGAATCGGTACGGGCCAGGGGACAGGGGTCGGATCGGGTCAAGGCGGAGGTTTCGGCCCCGGCCAGGGTGGAGGTGCGGGCGGCGGACTCTTTAGCGTGGGCGGCAACGTCAGCGCCCCAATCCCCATCTACAAGCCTGAACCTCCTTATTCCGAGCAGGCGCGCAAAGCCAAGTACCAGGGCACAGTGGTCCTTTGGATCGTGGTGGATGCGGCAGGTAATGTGACCGATGCGCAGGTGGTCAAACCTCTCGGCATGGGTCTCGACCAGAACGCCGTTACCACCGTCAAGACGTGGAAATTCAAGCCGGCCATGCGCAACGGGGGCCCCGTGCCGGTCAAAGTTATGGTGGAAGTCAGCTTCCGACTGTTTTGA
- a CDS encoding DUF4396 domain-containing protein: protein MVDGILFLWFILAALSVVFVSVDVRHTPESPVLKWAFVLISAYAGPFGAFFYVLGCREPLPGLHARFVATRWRQVLGSTMHCVAGDGAGILAGAAIGSSLHLQASVHVALEYVLGFGFGWTIFQALFMRDMAGGSFTRSLRSTFIPEFLSMNVLMAGMLPTMMFLMVAIPGSDTPGHLTFWFIMSIALLVGAVVAYPMNWWLVAHHLKHGMMTIRRPEAAEESVAPKKAEEMPKMDHRETALTHASPPSTTAVVKMAFFSVLLFVLGIIIAVISGTWH from the coding sequence ATGGTGGACGGCATTCTCTTTTTGTGGTTTATTCTCGCGGCCCTTTCTGTGGTGTTTGTTTCCGTAGACGTTCGTCACACACCCGAGTCGCCGGTGCTCAAATGGGCTTTTGTTCTCATCTCGGCCTACGCCGGTCCGTTCGGCGCATTCTTCTACGTTCTTGGGTGCCGCGAACCGCTACCAGGCCTGCACGCCCGTTTTGTGGCAACGCGATGGCGCCAAGTCCTCGGTTCGACCATGCACTGCGTAGCCGGTGACGGTGCAGGTATTCTTGCAGGCGCCGCCATCGGCAGTTCCCTGCACCTGCAAGCGTCTGTTCATGTCGCTCTCGAATACGTTCTCGGATTCGGTTTCGGATGGACTATTTTTCAGGCATTGTTTATGCGCGACATGGCCGGCGGCTCGTTTACCCGGTCGCTCCGCTCCACCTTCATCCCCGAATTCCTTTCCATGAATGTGCTGATGGCTGGTATGTTGCCGACGATGATGTTCCTCATGGTCGCCATTCCGGGGAGTGACACACCTGGACACCTTACCTTCTGGTTCATAATGTCCATTGCGCTTCTGGTTGGCGCAGTTGTCGCCTACCCAATGAACTGGTGGCTCGTCGCCCACCATCTCAAGCATGGGATGATGACTATACGCAGACCCGAGGCCGCCGAAGAATCTGTCGCTCCGAAAAAAGCGGAAGAAATGCCGAAAATGGATCATCGCGAGACGGCCCTTACCCACGCGAGCCCACCATCGACGACCGCCGTCGTGAAAATGGCCTTCTTCAGTGTTTTACTGTTCGTGCTCGGTATCATTATCGCCGTGATCTCTGGTACCTGGCATTGA